In a single window of the Nicotiana tomentosiformis chromosome 8, ASM39032v3, whole genome shotgun sequence genome:
- the LOC104091343 gene encoding F-box/FBD/LRR-repeat protein At1g13570-like: MRSASRSGVVTISNLPCNVVDGILGCLPLKDAVKTSILSKDWRYKWVTRQELDFSDEFFKSFKEKQEAKAIIYQVLLLHRGPILKFKLGGRNLKSCPDIDHWILFLSKKNIQEFTLYMWSDNKYYLPSHLFTFQELRYLEVSECLFHPPPGFEGFEKLISLDLQHVTFVPATFKDFILKCPSLERLMLRWCTDFDTLEIDAPTLKFFDFTGESKSICFKNAPMLENVSVYLSVSRVLPYPSHVCSNLTKFFHYMPSLKELDLCNSTLEYLIMGGVPESPPTALNNIKSLRMSDMSFRNVEQVSGAVYLITSCPKLQELTIDITVSAGNVVEPVVQFLRAQSISCGVAKLLQRVEMSYFTGAETEMEFVRFILASAPVLEEILIWNVAHHFHRSTQMMDDEMKLFGRASPNVRIILEVFTEEDCVLLEPEEVMD, from the exons ATGAGGAGTGCTAGTAGATCTGGTGTAGTTACAATTAGCAATTTGCCTTGTAATGTTGTGGATGGGATTCTAGGGTGCTTGCCTTTGAAAGATGCAGTGAAGACCAGTATCTTGTCAAAAGACTGGAGGTACAAATGGGTAACACGTCAAGAACTTGATTTTAGTGATGAGTTTTTCAAGTCtttcaaagaaaaacaagaagCCAAGGCAATCATTTACCAAGTCCTACTACTCCATAGAGGACCAATACTGAAGTTTAAACTTGGAGGTCGTAACTTGAAAAGTTGTCCGGATATTGATCACTGGATACTCTTCTTGTCAAAGAAAAATATCCAGGAATTCACCCTTTACATGTGGTCAGACAACAAATATTATTTACCTTCTCACTTGTTTACATTCCAGGAACTAAGGTATCTGGAAGTTAGTGAATGCTTGTTCCACCCTCCACCCGGTTTCGAAGGGTTTGAGAAGCTTATTAGTCTTGATCTTCAGCATGTCACCTTTGTTCCAGCAACATTCAAAGATTTCATCTTAAAATGCCCATCGCTTGAAAGATTAATGTTGCGTTGGTGCACAGACTTTGACACCCTTGAAATTGATGCCCCTACTCTCAAATTCTTTGATTTTACAGGAGAATCAAAGTCCATTTGCTTCAAGAACGCTCCTATGCTTGAAAACGTTTCTGTGTATCTTTCTGTTTCACGAGTCTTGCCTTATCCATCTCATGTTTGTTCTAATCTTACAAAGTTCTTCCATTACATGCCTTCCCTGAAGGAACTGGATCTATGTAATTCTACATTAGAG TACTTGATCATGGGAGGTGTACCAGAGAGTCCCCCAACTGCTCTGAACAATATCAAATCTCTCAGAATGTCGGACATGTCTTTCAGAAACGTTGAGCAGGTTTCAGGTGCTGTTTACTTGATTACAAGCTGCCCCAAATTACAAGAGCTTACAATTGATATTACT GTTTCAGCGGGAAATGTTGTGGAACCTGTTGTACAATTCTTACGAGCCCAATCAATCTCGTGTGGTGTTGCGAAGCTGCTTCAAAGAGTGGAGATGAGTTATTTTACTGGTGCTGAGACGGAAATGGAATTTGTTAGATTTATATTGGCATCAGCACCTGTACTCGAGGAAATCTTAATTTGGAATGTTGCACATCACTTTCATCGGAGTACACAGATGATGGATGATGAGATGAAACTATTCGGCCGAGCATCACCCAATGTTAGAATCATACTTGAAGTTTTCACAGAAGAAGACTGTGTGTTACTTGAACCCGAAGAAGTCATGGATTAA